The following coding sequences are from one Phoenix dactylifera cultivar Barhee BC4 unplaced genomic scaffold, palm_55x_up_171113_PBpolish2nd_filt_p 000675F, whole genome shotgun sequence window:
- the LOC120106895 gene encoding cysteine proteinase inhibitor 1-like, with amino-acid sequence MRALPLLLLLLLPLLLVTIHAPPRALAASEATSKPLLGVWKPLNTDDPHVQEIAEFAVSEHDELANDKLALSKVVKALKGKTAFLPGIAYRLVVEAKDKISIAKYEAVVWEKTREGPMKLVFFAPINLPEGPVVQQSAA; translated from the coding sequence ATGAgagctcttcctctcctcctcctcctcctcctccctcttcttctcgtCACCATCCATGCACCTCCTCGAGCCCTTGCAGCAAGTGAAGCCACAAGCAAGCCTCTTCTCGGGGTCTGGAAGCCACTCAACACGGATGACCCACACGTCCAGGAGATTGCGGAGTTCGCAGTGTCGGAGCACGACGAGCTCGCTAACGACAAGCTCGCGTTAAGCAAGGTGGTGAAGGCACTGAAGGGTAAGACCGCGTTTTTGCCCGGAATTGCCTATCGGTTGGTGGTAGAGGCCAAGGACAAGATATCCATCGCAAAGTACGAGGCCGTAGTTTGGGAGAAGACCCGGGAGGGTCCCATGAAGCTCGTATTCTTCGCACCGATTAACCTACCTGAAGGTCCGGTCGTCCAGCAGTCAGCAGCATAG
- the LOC120106901 gene encoding UDP-glycosyltransferase 82A1-like: MRVGFEMQPRVVLVPFPAQGHVTPMLHLAQALHAQGFLPMVASPDFIHRRIAAGRADPTDDHVGFASIPSGFGAGDAPRDFAAIDDAMENSMPGHLERLLKELDGVVCVVVDLLASWAIPVVARSGIPAAGFWPAMHATYRLISAIPELIRKGFISECGTPLYHQNHQDNQELMVRELQLPGHVKLSTKDLPWLVGNSASRKTRFAFWLRTLERAKALQWLLINSFPGEGEDVDPRSQPPERSPRTLHVGPLSANSMNSTERNEFDEEVPHVQFNPSMWEEDWSCVEWLGKQAPQSVVYVSFGSWVGPIGPEKIAEFALALESSKRPFLWVLKEDKAWRAGLPDGYLERVAGCGKVVGWAPQEEVLKHGAVGCYLTHCGWNSTVEAIQHGKRLLCYPISGDQFVNCAYIVRVWGIGIKLNGSSQSSMQDGIQKIMAGKEAMEIEARVLNLKKQISRNSRALANLQCFIDEVRKVS; this comes from the exons ATGAGAGTTGGATTTGAGATGCAACCTAGAGTTGTTCTCGTTCCCTTTCCAGCCCAGGGCCATGTCACTCCCATGCTGCACCTTGCTCAGGCCCTCCATGCCCAGGGCTTCCTCCCTATGGTCGCGAGCCCGGACTTCATCCACCGCCGAATCGCAGCCGGCCGGGCGGATCCTACCGACGACCACGTCGGCTTTGCGTCCATCCCTAGTGGCTTCGGAGCAGGCGACGCCCCCCGGGACTTCGCGGCCATCGACGACGCCATGGAGAACTCCATGCCTGGCCATCTTGAGCGCCTGCTGAAGGAACTCGACGGGGTGGTGTGCGTGGTGGTCGACCTGCTGGCCTCATGGGCGATACCGGTCGTGGCAAGGTCTGGAATCCCGGCTGCCGGTTTTTGGCCCGCCATGCACGCTACGTACCGGCTTATATCGGCCATCCCGGAGCTGATTCGGAAAGGCTTCATCTCTGAATGCG GCACCCCTCTCTACCATCAAAATCATCAAGATAACCAAGAGCTAATGGTGAGAGAACTACAATTACCAGGTCACGTAAAGCTGAGCACCAAAGACTTGCCATGGTTGGTCGGAAACTCTGCGTCGCGCAAAACAAGATTCGCATTCTGGCTTAGGACTCTTGAAAGAGCCAAAGCTCTCCAATGGCTTCTCATCAACTCCTTCcctggagaaggagaagatgtTGATCCACGTTCCCAACCACCGGAACGCAGTCCACGTACTCTTCATGTTGGACCATTGTCAGCTAACAGCATGAACAGCACCGAAAGAAATGAATTTGATGAGGAAGTCCCTCATGTGCAGTTCAATCCCAGTATGTGGGAAGAGGATTGGAGTTGTGTGGAATGGCTAGGGAAGCAAGCTCCTCAATCCGTGGTCTATGTATCATTTGGAAGCTGGGTTGGACCAATTGGACCAGAGAAGATCGCCGAGTTTGCTCTAGCATTGGAGTCTTCAAAACGGCCGTTCTTGTGGGTGTTGAAGGAGGACAAGGCATGGCGAGCTGGGCTCCCGGATGGATACCTGGAACGTGTCGCAGGTTGTGGGAAGGTGGTAGGGTGGGCACCACAGGAGGAGGTGCTCAAGCATGGGGCAGTTGGATGCTATCTCACGCACTGTGGCTGGAACTCAACTGTTGAGGCCATACAGCATGGGAAACGCCTGCTGTGCTATCCCATATCTGGTGACCAGTTTGTGAATTGTGCATACATTGTCAGGGTGTGGGGGATTGGGATCAAGCTCAATGGCAGCAGTCAAAGTTCCATGCAGGATGGCATCCAAAAGATTATGGCAGGCAAGGAGGCAATGGAGATAGAGGCAAGGGTTTTGAATTTGAAAAAACAAATCAGCAGAAATTCTAGAGCGCTAGCTAACCTCCAATGTTTTATAGATGAAGTTAGAAAAGTAAGTTGA